Genomic DNA from Peribacillus simplex:
ATAGCGTTCGACCGGATATTCCGTTGTATATCCATAGCCTCCGAACACTTGGACTGCTTCTATCGCCACATCGACAGCCGTCCTCGAAGCGAATAGCTTAGCCATTGCCGCCTCTTTACCGCAATTCAATCCCTGCGAGCGTAAATATGCCGCCCGATAGACCAGTAGCCTTGACGCTTCTATGCCCGTTGCCATTTCGGCCAGTTTGAAACCAATTCCTTGTTGTTGCGCAATGGGTTTGCCGAATTGCACCCTGCCTTTTGCATATTGGACAGCATGTTCCATTGCACCCTGGGCAATTCCCAGCGCTTGAGCGGCAATCCCAATCCTTCCAGCATCCAAGTTGGCCATTGCGATCTTAAAGCCTTCACCCTCTTTGCCAAGGAGATTGGCTGTAGGGATTTTCATATCCTCGAACGTTACCTGCACGGTGCTTGAGCCATGAAGGCCCATTTTACGTTCATCTTTACCGATGATTAAGCCTGGCGTCCCTTTTTCTACGATAAAAGCGGAGATTCCCTTGCTTCCCTTCTGAGGGTCGGTTGAAGCAAAAACAATAAACACATCCGCTTCCCCGCCATTGGTGATAAAAACCTTGGACCCATTTATTCGATATTCTCCGCCTTCCTTGACTGCCACTGCCTTCGATTTCAAACTCGCAGCATCGGAACCTGAGCTTTGCTCAGTCAAGCAAAAGGCGCCTAAATATTTACCAGCGGCTAGCTTAGGCACATACTTCCGCTTCTGCTCTTCCGTTCCAAAATAAACGATTGGATTTGTTCCAACAGAAGTATGAACGGACAGTATGACACCGAGAGTGGGACTTACTTTGGAAATCTCATTGATGGCAATGATATAAGACATGAAGTCCATACCTGCGCCACCGTATTCTTCTGAAATCGGAATTCCCATCAAACCAAGCTCACCCATTTTTTTTAGAATCGCTTTTGGAAACACGCCTGTTTCCATTGCCTCGATATGAGGAGTGATCTCATTCTCCGCAAAAGCGCTTACCATTTTCCGCATCATTTCCTGTTCTTCTGTAAACTTGAAATCCATCCTTCATCCCCCCATAGCTGCACATCTTTCCATGATTAGTTATATTCGTAAAAGCCCCGTCCTGATTTCTTGCCTAGCCACCCAGCTTTTACATATTTCCTTAACAGCGGACACGGTCGGTATTTATCGTCTCCCAGCCCTTGGTGAAGGGTTTCCATTATATACAAGCATGTGTCCAGCCCAATGAAGTCAGCTAGCGTAAGCGGGCCCATCGGATGGTTCATTCCCATTTTCATTACGTCGTCGATCGCCTCTTTAGTAGCAACGCCCTCATATAGTGTATAGATGGCCTCATTGATCATCGGCATTAAAATCCGATTAGCTACAAAACCTGGAAAATCATTGACTTCCACCGGTACCTTGTTCAAGGATTCAGCCATCTTTTCAACTTCTTTATAAACCTCATCCGATGTAGCAAGGCCTCGAATGATCTCAACCAGCTTCATGACTGGAACGGGGTTCATAAAGTGCATGCCAATTACCTTTTCCGGCCTTTTCGTGGCAGCGGCTATCTCGGTGATCGGGAGCGAAGAAGTATTGGATGCAAGAATGACGTGTTGAGGTGTGATTTCATCCAACTCGGCGAATATTTTTGTTTTTATTTCCATGTTTTCCACCGCAGCTTCAACCACTAAATCTACCTCAGCCGCATTTTTCAAATTCGTCGATGAAGTCAACCGGGAAAGGATTGCATCTTTCTCCCCGGATTCCATTTTCCCTTTTTCAACCTGCCGGGAAAGGTTCTTGGTAATAGTCCCTAACCCCTTTTCTACATACTCATCTTTTAAATCGTGTAAAAGAACTTCATAACCGCTCATTGCACAGACCTGGGCAATGCCGGATCCCATCTGTCCCGCACCAATGACCATCACTTTTTGAATGCCCATGAAAATCCCCCCTCATTCATCTATGAAACTATTATCCTTGCTTAGGCACTTCAATTAAAATGGCATCTCCCTGACCGCCGCCACTGCAGATTGCTGCGATGCCCAATCCCCCTCCGCGGCGTTTCAGTTCATGCATCAGCGTAATGATGATGCGGGCACCACTCGCCCCGATTGGGTGACCCAATGCTACAGCCCCTCCGTTTACATTCACTTTTCCCGGCGCGATGTTGGCAATTTTCCCACTGGCCAGCGCAACCGCTGCAAATGCTTCGTTCACTTCAAACAAATCAATTTCCTCTATCGATTTACCTGTCTTCTTCAGGAGTTCATTTATGACCAAGCCTGGCGTTTTAGGGAAGTCCTTTGCTTCCACTGCCACTTCTGCATGAGCTAAAATATAGGCAAAAGGCGTTTTTCCTTCTTTTTCCGCCCGTTCCTCACTCATTAGCACGAGTGCACCTGCCCCATCATTGACACCTGGTGCATTACCTGCCGTAATGGTTCCCTCATTATTGAAAGCTGGACCTAATTTAGCTAACTTCCCGGCAGATGTATCTTTTCTTGGGGCTTCATCATGTTCGATGGTAATTGGTTCGCCTTTTCGTACCGGCACCTGTACGGAAATGATTTCTTCTGCAAGAATACCGCCATCGATTGCCTTTATCGCCTTTTGATGACTCCCGTAAGCCCAGCTATCCTGTTCCTCACGGGTGATTTCAAGATCCTCGGCCGTACTGTTTCCGTAAGTCCCCATATGGACGCCCGTAAAACTGCAGCTAAGCCCATCCGAAATCATCGTATCCTTCAGTTCTCCATCACCCATCCTTAGGCCCCACCTTGCTTTCGGAAGGATATAAGGAGCATTGCTCATCGATTCCATTCCGCCGGCAACAATGATTTCTTCTTCACCTAAGCGAATGATCTGATCAGCCAATGTGACACTGCGAAGTCCTGATGCGCACACTTTATTTATGGTTTCCGTTTTCACTTCCCAAGGCAATCCAGCATGACGGGCTGCCTGTCGGGACGGTATTTGACCTTGGCCTGCTTGAAGCACATTCCCCATGATGACCTCGTCTACTTGGCTGCCTTCGATCCCTGCCCGAACAAGTGCTTCTTTGATTGCTATTCCACCAAGTTGTGATGCCGTCAAACTGCTAAGACCACCGCCAAATTTACCAAAAGGTGTTCTCACACCGCTAATAATCACTGTTTTCGCCATCATTATTTCCCCCTATAAGTAACATTGATTGAACGCTCGCTCAATTTGGAGTTAAAAAAATAGTGTTGTAAGCGCTTAATAATATATTATATTACACATTTTTCTCAAAAATGAAAATATTTAGTTTTTAAAAATTGAAAAAATTTCCTGCTTCCATTTGATCCATCCCATATAGAAGAAGCAGGCAATTCCATTTTAAATTAAGAGGCAATCGGTTTATTTTCACCAATGACCGCTTTTTCGAGTAGTTCAGCTACATCATACGTTTTAACATTTTCCTCAACTTCTTTTGCTTTCGTCCCATCAGATAGCATGGTCAGGCAATAAGGACATCCTGAACTGATCACTGTTGGACTGACGGCTAGCGCCTGTTCGGTACGGGCCACATTAATGCGGTTTCCTGTTTCCTCTTCCATCCACATCAAACCGCCTCCAGCTCCACAGCACATACCCTTCTCACGGTTACGCTCCATCTCAATAAGTTTCACACCATCAATGGATTGCAGGATTTCACGCGGCGGGCTGTAAACTTCATTGTACCTTCCCAAGTAACAGGAATCGTGAAATGTAATCGTCTCATTCACCGGGTACTGAGGCACCAGCCTGCCTTCACTGACAAGTTTGGCTAACAGTTCAGTATGGTGATACACTTCCGCTTCCAAGCCAAAATCCGGATACTCATTCTTGAAGATA
This window encodes:
- a CDS encoding acyl-CoA dehydrogenase yields the protein MDFKFTEEQEMMRKMVSAFAENEITPHIEAMETGVFPKAILKKMGELGLMGIPISEEYGGAGMDFMSYIIAINEISKVSPTLGVILSVHTSVGTNPIVYFGTEEQKRKYVPKLAAGKYLGAFCLTEQSSGSDAASLKSKAVAVKEGGEYRINGSKVFITNGGEADVFIVFASTDPQKGSKGISAFIVEKGTPGLIIGKDERKMGLHGSSTVQVTFEDMKIPTANLLGKEGEGFKIAMANLDAGRIGIAAQALGIAQGAMEHAVQYAKGRVQFGKPIAQQQGIGFKLAEMATGIEASRLLVYRAAYLRSQGLNCGKEAAMAKLFASRTAVDVAIEAVQVFGGYGYTTEYPVERYFRDAKVTEIYEGTSEIQRMVISKNL
- a CDS encoding 3-hydroxybutyryl-CoA dehydrogenase, translating into MGIQKVMVIGAGQMGSGIAQVCAMSGYEVLLHDLKDEYVEKGLGTITKNLSRQVEKGKMESGEKDAILSRLTSSTNLKNAAEVDLVVEAAVENMEIKTKIFAELDEITPQHVILASNTSSLPITEIAAATKRPEKVIGMHFMNPVPVMKLVEIIRGLATSDEVYKEVEKMAESLNKVPVEVNDFPGFVANRILMPMINEAIYTLYEGVATKEAIDDVMKMGMNHPMGPLTLADFIGLDTCLYIMETLHQGLGDDKYRPCPLLRKYVKAGWLGKKSGRGFYEYN
- a CDS encoding acetyl-CoA C-acetyltransferase — protein: MAKTVIISGVRTPFGKFGGGLSSLTASQLGGIAIKEALVRAGIEGSQVDEVIMGNVLQAGQGQIPSRQAARHAGLPWEVKTETINKVCASGLRSVTLADQIIRLGEEEIIVAGGMESMSNAPYILPKARWGLRMGDGELKDTMISDGLSCSFTGVHMGTYGNSTAEDLEITREEQDSWAYGSHQKAIKAIDGGILAEEIISVQVPVRKGEPITIEHDEAPRKDTSAGKLAKLGPAFNNEGTITAGNAPGVNDGAGALVLMSEERAEKEGKTPFAYILAHAEVAVEAKDFPKTPGLVINELLKKTGKSIEEIDLFEVNEAFAAVALASGKIANIAPGKVNVNGGAVALGHPIGASGARIIITLMHELKRRGGGLGIAAICSGGGQGDAILIEVPKQG